Proteins from one Pontibacter korlensis genomic window:
- a CDS encoding tyrosine-type recombinase/integrase, protein MTFHTARHTFATAVKLLNGVPMERVSKMLGHTNLRITQHYAKILDVKVGEDMQRLRDRLMSKEEK, encoded by the coding sequence ATGACCTTCCACACCGCCCGCCACACCTTCGCCACCGCCGTCAAGCTGCTCAACGGGGTGCCGATGGAGAGAGTCTCGAAGATGCTGGGCCATACCAACCTGAGGATTACTCAGCACTACGCCAAGATACTCGATGTGAAGGTGGGGGAGGACATGCAGCGGCTAAGGGACAGATTGATGTCGAAGGAGGAAAAGTAG
- a CDS encoding RHS repeat protein translates to MRTLILFCLLLLIGQSHAQTVPNVVNVKTPEVSALNRFVETPVSTFTGVPNISIPLYEISIKDVTVPISLNYHAGGIRVDQEATWVGLGWSLSYGGQVTRVVKGEPDEEYYLSETNYGNTVSYYLSLPNINEDPYLNLRKDYIRSAKYGNRDYMPDEFYYSVPGTSGKFMYSQHMNKFITFPKEDVDIAYDKVNGKIDQFALRLPSGALVELGKDGKISLMDMATASETVDNGWQIVRVSNSFNQSIDFAYDRFDYVSSKLSGQKYTYLESNGYSEEVFHSNLKYYDSRIKTITFPSGTVSFITVPREDMPTQALSDIEVRDKNGVLVRKVVFNYSYFQGSAFEGPHMNTNADYRHKRLRLDSVSVTGTGAAPLVYRFDYHNEGPLPSKYSYAQDHWGYFNGINNQTFIPNVAPEMLSGGDRRVQPEKSKAFVLKSIQYPEGGKTEFVYGSNLAGLLHEFPRELLDDYQDNSFKDTLASMYISGHSRDNFYPEPNEVQGNTRYFRKRFTISNGYKYIGLGWSCYTDFGINDEELSYLQNDVEFRLERINPTDNSRELIKNFFITDRSYPYKRTGSNSDPIMLYNGEYEMIIKMTQYDASGTPVNDQRHSTNFTIRWRELKEDFIHVGGLRVDSINYYNYDGALARQKAFSYITPGTSSSSGRVTALPKYHHRHIKVVTPGWDPDFAYWGFTVQSNSILPLETTAGAYSVYEYVDEKDIDFLSPNKPLLRTSYVYSFARPFFSEYYRGQQRGLYEPQEWLRGKLLRKKLFKGEDVVQEETYTYYDNSPHLAISSDEDYVEEINTDMISHQEDQIRIDSSPADFFDGVNNTGYVGWYYGVDNYQVSRANPEGHYIYYPKQLPYYKRYTGFDKPRSRTVTTYDDAGNSVTEREEYFYERTPKLHQLTRQETTDSKGGILESRLKYPVDFTGTAPYDAMQQQGMLSPVVEEASYRDGVLLEANKTVYGSWGEGVFAPALTERIINGTPPQPLLRFHGYDREGNPLDVSKDKGPHVTYLWSYRRVHPVAQIVNASYAEVEAALGGMAAVEALATSTTPSQAQLDQLNGLRSQLPGAMVTTYTYVPLVGMTTQTDPNGRTTHYEYDGIGRLQAVKDDAGNVLKSYEYNYRK, encoded by the coding sequence ATGAGAACGCTAATCCTGTTCTGCCTGCTGCTCCTCATCGGACAGTCCCACGCACAGACAGTACCAAATGTTGTAAATGTAAAAACCCCGGAAGTCAGTGCTTTGAATCGATTCGTAGAAACTCCAGTCTCGACTTTCACTGGAGTGCCTAACATCAGCATACCGCTCTATGAGATATCCATTAAGGACGTGACAGTGCCCATCTCCCTGAACTACCATGCCGGCGGTATCCGTGTAGACCAAGAGGCCACCTGGGTTGGTCTTGGATGGAGCCTCTCCTATGGCGGGCAGGTTACCCGGGTGGTAAAAGGAGAGCCTGATGAGGAATATTACCTATCGGAGACGAATTATGGAAACACTGTTTCCTACTATTTGAGCCTGCCTAATATCAATGAAGACCCTTACCTAAATCTTCGGAAAGATTACATAAGATCAGCTAAGTACGGAAATAGAGACTATATGCCTGATGAATTTTACTATTCTGTCCCGGGCACCTCAGGAAAGTTTATGTATAGTCAGCACATGAATAAGTTCATTACCTTTCCCAAGGAAGACGTCGATATTGCTTATGACAAAGTGAACGGCAAAATTGACCAGTTTGCCTTAAGGCTTCCAAGTGGGGCACTCGTTGAACTTGGGAAAGACGGTAAGATATCTCTAATGGATATGGCTACGGCTTCCGAGACAGTGGATAATGGTTGGCAGATTGTGAGAGTGTCAAACTCCTTCAATCAGAGCATTGACTTTGCCTATGACCGGTTTGACTATGTCTCCTCAAAGCTTTCAGGGCAAAAGTACACGTATTTGGAGAGTAATGGGTATAGCGAGGAGGTTTTCCACTCAAACCTTAAATACTATGACTCAAGAATAAAGACTATTACTTTTCCCAGTGGTACAGTCAGCTTCATAACCGTTCCTCGCGAAGATATGCCCACCCAAGCGCTAAGTGATATCGAGGTTAGGGATAAGAATGGGGTGTTAGTACGCAAGGTTGTTTTTAACTATAGCTATTTTCAAGGCAGTGCTTTTGAGGGGCCACACATGAACACGAACGCAGACTACAGGCATAAGAGACTTCGCCTGGATTCTGTCTCCGTCACCGGTACTGGCGCTGCTCCTCTCGTATACAGGTTCGATTACCATAACGAGGGCCCTCTGCCGAGTAAATACTCCTATGCACAAGACCACTGGGGCTACTTCAACGGAATCAACAATCAAACTTTCATTCCCAATGTTGCTCCGGAGATGCTTAGTGGAGGTGACAGGAGGGTTCAACCTGAGAAGAGCAAGGCCTTTGTGCTGAAAAGCATCCAATACCCGGAGGGAGGAAAAACTGAGTTTGTGTACGGGAGTAACCTTGCGGGGCTTCTGCATGAGTTTCCCAGAGAGTTGTTGGATGATTACCAGGACAATAGTTTTAAGGACACACTTGCATCCATGTACATCAGCGGCCATTCCAGGGATAACTTCTATCCTGAGCCCAATGAAGTACAGGGCAACACGAGGTACTTTAGGAAACGCTTTACGATCTCCAATGGATATAAATACATAGGACTAGGATGGTCTTGTTATACAGACTTCGGCATCAATGATGAAGAGCTTTCCTACCTGCAGAACGATGTTGAGTTCCGTCTCGAGCGCATAAACCCAACTGACAACAGTAGGGAGTTGATAAAGAATTTCTTTATCACTGACCGCAGCTACCCTTACAAGCGCACCGGGTCAAACTCAGACCCGATTATGCTCTACAACGGCGAGTATGAAATGATCATTAAGATGACCCAGTATGACGCCTCAGGAACACCAGTAAATGACCAGCGGCACAGTACTAATTTCACAATCCGCTGGAGGGAGCTTAAGGAAGATTTCATACACGTAGGAGGCTTGCGTGTGGATAGTATAAACTACTACAACTATGACGGGGCTTTGGCTAGGCAAAAGGCATTTAGTTACATTACTCCAGGCACATCAAGTTCTTCAGGCCGTGTGACTGCTTTGCCAAAGTACCATCATAGACATATAAAAGTAGTAACTCCAGGATGGGATCCTGACTTTGCCTACTGGGGGTTCACTGTGCAGTCAAATTCCATTTTGCCTCTGGAGACGACAGCGGGTGCTTATAGTGTGTATGAGTACGTTGACGAGAAGGACATAGACTTTCTTTCTCCCAACAAGCCCTTGCTAAGGACTTCTTACGTCTACTCATTTGCCCGGCCTTTCTTTAGTGAATACTACCGGGGACAACAGAGAGGACTGTATGAGCCACAGGAATGGTTAAGGGGCAAGTTATTAAGGAAAAAGTTATTTAAGGGGGAGGATGTAGTGCAAGAAGAAACATATACTTACTATGATAACTCTCCCCACCTTGCCATTTCGTCAGATGAGGATTATGTTGAGGAAATCAATACGGACATGATCAGCCATCAGGAGGATCAAATTCGTATTGATAGCTCCCCCGCTGACTTTTTTGATGGTGTTAATAATACCGGCTATGTTGGATGGTATTATGGGGTTGATAATTATCAGGTAAGCAGGGCTAATCCTGAAGGACATTACATTTATTACCCCAAGCAGCTTCCTTACTACAAGCGTTACACCGGTTTCGATAAGCCAAGAAGCAGGACGGTTACAACCTACGATGATGCTGGCAACAGCGTGACGGAGAGGGAGGAGTACTTCTATGAGCGCACCCCGAAGCTTCACCAGCTGACCCGCCAAGAGACGACGGACAGCAAAGGGGGTATTCTAGAGAGCAGGCTCAAGTATCCGGTAGACTTCACCGGAACGGCTCCTTACGATGCGATGCAGCAGCAGGGGATGCTCTCGCCTGTGGTTGAGGAGGCAAGCTACCGGGACGGGGTGCTGTTAGAGGCGAACAAAACCGTCTATGGAAGCTGGGGAGAGGGTGTCTTCGCGCCGGCCTTGACAGAGCGGATTATTAATGGGACACCGCCCCAGCCACTACTTCGCTTCCACGGCTACGATAGGGAAGGCAACCCGCTGGATGTCTCCAAGGATAAAGGCCCTCACGTTACCTACCTCTGGTCCTACCGCAGGGTGCACCCTGTCGCCCAGATAGTCAATGCCTCCTACGCAGAAGTTGAGGCTGCGCTAGGGGGCATGGCGGCCGTTGAGGCCTTGGCTACCAGTACCACACCCTCCCAGGCGCAGTTGGACCAGCTCAACGGGTTGCGCTCCCAGCTGCCTGGCGCTATGGTCACCACCTACACTTATGTGCCTTTAGTGGGCATGACCACCCAGACCGATCCTAACGGGCGCACGACCCATTATGAGTACGACGGTATTGGTCGCCTTCAAGCGGTGAAGGATGATGCGGGTAATGTATTGAAAAGCTACGAGTACAACTACAGGAAATAA
- a CDS encoding LamG-like jellyroll fold domain-containing protein produces the protein MTSLYKIKQVASLALMLLLLAPILAFAQNDKKEKETKKKDETKKEDVSINALPPPGGGGGGGTYCNSISLRLVSQGCSSATLQAYPPADCVFSYYLYGPNGLVTTGNGETVNFTVSQNGNYYLKARNPNGEFTSNTVSVSSIQPAVYSMTGGGSFCAGGSAAVGLSGSQGGVSYQLRRDGINVGSAISGTGSALSFGNQTVGGTYTVVGTNSSGCATTMSGSAVVTVNPAPATPTVSSSSRIGAGTVTLNVSSPVTGYTYHWYSVSSGGTHFHTGTSYSPNLSSSKTYYVSVRNSQGCESGRRAVTATIYPSPVVTVQSGSTDLVPGASVTFSTNYTYTTYQWLRDGVAITGATSRTVVVKDSGIYSVRVANSGAINTATSPGKAVRLARDAQNMNYIVENTVMKAGVQSAADADRLPVGEVVQKITYFDGLGRELQTVQTQGSPFKKDIVTPVSYDALGRVEKTYLPYVMGQGGAYRPDATAEQAGFYSLTNQANPTIAKTSEPWAVPVYEASPLNRVLKQGAPGEAWQPDGLPAETSTDHTIKLIQRANVAGEVRLWQVNAYTPSESDNPMGTAMRFDGVNDYLLVGDKAPLKMTESVTVEAWIYPTGNGSNATSGGIIASKEGEYWVARYPDGSVGWALANTSPGWKAIKSTAKAPLYTWSHVAVAYGGGYVRTYLNGRLAHTYSASGAIGDANTTQNDFRIGGRQSGSQYFNGAIDELRVWSTVKTEAEIAGGMRKVAASSAVGLAGYWRMSEGTGTTAADASVNGNTATLANGAAWATKGLYPRSATYTSQGFYEKGMLYVTETRDEQGALTVEYKDLQGRVVMKKVQEAATVDSKTEAGFMITQYLYDDLGNLRLVIQPEGYRKELPAPDGVGRISLTPTFQDRWCFRYEYDGRRRLIEKQVPGSGAVQMVYNKRDEVVLTQDANQRGLRKWSFTKYEVLGRPIMTGELVTTTANNSQDAMQKAVDAYNAGAGRAQFESRTGPTGLGYTLANTYPSVTEANLLSVTYYDDYNYGYLSGYAFKPDHLAGVTASNSRVRGQVTGTYVKSLHLKKADPNDPSIKVPLWLTTATFYDEKYRPVQTVAQNHLGGVDRTTTRYDFTGKVLETLTTHEKGTTATYAVHNAFTYDHMGRSLKTLQRTGQDAATITSLPAVTLSENSYNELGQLVEKRLHKQGSKDYLQKVDYRYNIRGWLASINDRQLVGQEGDPRKDLFGLELTYNESMQLGTAGQFNGNISEVLWASIGDGVQRGYGYGYDQASRLKSGLYKANTGSGWTAETDRYNVSGLTYDHNGNILSLQRRGMTAGKAYDPAAARTWGLVDNLTYRYEGNRLATVNDAVKTVGPAGDFVNGVTRTYSEGTASTWEYGYDANGNMTADQNKKITKVTYNQLNLPAKVTITNQGSVRFYYTAGGQKLRKTVYATGKDSVVTDYVGMFVHQGDTLFAHTAEGRVVQEPGVGDGWRYEYHLKDHLGNLRVTFAEPGAVDVHLATMETERDSLERQFTGFENTKIGVNEGLDHTHKTAYPVGASTEAVRLNSYRGAVATPGLSLRVLPGDTVTAKVYAKYVDLRRSQVDASVIAGALLGTATGYTAVTDAGGLTQVKNSTGSVVATLGGADAGAAPTASLHWILFDEEFSGDTLEAGYIRLNGQAAVTDLASLNGAHQMLELTVPVIQKAGYLRVEVRHDAVEDVDVYFDDLEVEHRHGILVQENHYDPWGLNLAGIERQGTPDHLFQYNGKERQTELGLNWINYGFRNYDPQIGRWHSPDAVAHWAESLSPYRYGLNNPVRYIDLLGLWEATNGGYKTDKKEEIERFMTYLDIERNALGNSPSIDQANSFVEGEMEGGLGRLSNGSKLVSTINIDSYDRGTHREWVPDGKSAFSAWKEVQNDLTPVKENVVLDKMNTVVNYLGMNNDVKGGLGVVATHLGGDMSPYKGYMRYASVTGKVLGATSAGISLVKLMNKPTIGNGLIFAVDIALMGTGPLGGLVGGVAEATGVKDAVATGIDEYVEYNSFISKFNKR, from the coding sequence ATGACAAGCTTATACAAAATCAAGCAAGTAGCCTCACTTGCACTGATGCTTTTACTCCTTGCGCCGATCCTTGCTTTTGCGCAGAACGATAAAAAGGAGAAGGAAACAAAAAAAAAGGATGAAACAAAAAAGGAGGATGTCTCAATCAATGCTTTGCCTCCTCCTGGCGGTGGTGGCGGTGGCGGAACATACTGTAACAGCATATCTCTCAGACTTGTGAGCCAAGGCTGCTCCAGTGCAACGCTGCAGGCTTATCCTCCTGCAGACTGCGTATTCAGTTATTACTTGTATGGCCCCAACGGCCTAGTAACGACAGGGAACGGTGAGACAGTTAACTTCACGGTATCTCAGAATGGCAATTATTATCTGAAAGCCAGGAATCCCAATGGCGAGTTTACCAGCAATACTGTTTCCGTTTCAAGCATCCAGCCGGCAGTCTACAGCATGACTGGTGGTGGCAGTTTCTGTGCGGGCGGCAGTGCGGCCGTAGGGCTTTCCGGCAGCCAGGGCGGTGTAAGTTACCAATTGCGCCGTGATGGGATAAACGTAGGATCAGCTATATCAGGCACGGGCTCGGCTCTGAGCTTTGGCAACCAGACCGTAGGGGGTACTTACACAGTAGTGGGCACCAACTCCTCCGGCTGTGCCACCACCATGAGCGGCAGTGCGGTGGTTACGGTGAACCCGGCGCCAGCCACACCAACTGTATCCTCTTCCTCCCGCATCGGGGCAGGTACAGTGACGTTGAACGTTTCCTCTCCTGTCACAGGTTACACCTACCATTGGTACAGCGTATCCTCTGGGGGAACGCATTTTCACACCGGCACAAGCTATTCCCCTAATCTATCCTCCTCCAAAACCTACTATGTGTCTGTCAGAAACAGCCAAGGGTGCGAGAGTGGACGCAGAGCTGTAACGGCGACCATTTACCCGTCCCCGGTAGTGACTGTACAAAGTGGTTCGACAGACCTTGTTCCCGGTGCTAGTGTGACATTTTCTACTAATTACACCTACACCACTTATCAGTGGCTGAGGGACGGAGTAGCTATTACAGGCGCAACGAGTAGAACCGTGGTGGTCAAAGATTCAGGAATCTATAGCGTCCGGGTAGCCAACAGCGGAGCGATAAACACGGCTACCTCTCCGGGGAAGGCCGTAAGGCTGGCACGAGACGCACAGAACATGAACTACATCGTGGAGAACACTGTGATGAAGGCTGGTGTACAGAGCGCGGCCGATGCCGACCGCCTGCCGGTGGGCGAGGTGGTGCAGAAGATCACCTACTTCGACGGGCTGGGACGGGAGCTGCAGACGGTGCAGACTCAAGGTAGCCCCTTTAAGAAGGATATCGTTACTCCGGTGAGCTACGACGCCTTGGGACGGGTAGAGAAGACTTACCTCCCCTACGTGATGGGGCAGGGCGGGGCCTACAGGCCCGATGCCACCGCTGAGCAGGCAGGCTTCTACAGCCTTACAAATCAGGCAAACCCGACGATTGCCAAGACCTCGGAACCTTGGGCCGTTCCGGTGTATGAGGCATCCCCGCTGAACCGGGTGCTTAAGCAGGGCGCCCCGGGGGAGGCCTGGCAGCCGGATGGCCTGCCGGCAGAGACAAGCACGGACCACACGATTAAGCTTATCCAGCGCGCGAACGTCGCGGGCGAGGTGCGCCTGTGGCAGGTGAACGCCTACACACCGTCTGAGAGCGACAACCCCATGGGCACGGCTATGCGCTTTGACGGCGTGAACGACTACCTGCTTGTGGGCGACAAGGCCCCACTGAAGATGACTGAGTCGGTGACTGTGGAGGCATGGATTTACCCTACAGGCAATGGGAGCAATGCTACTTCCGGCGGAATCATTGCCTCCAAGGAGGGAGAGTATTGGGTTGCGCGCTACCCTGACGGCAGCGTTGGCTGGGCTTTGGCCAATACCTCACCAGGTTGGAAAGCGATTAAATCTACCGCCAAGGCACCGCTCTACACCTGGAGTCACGTGGCCGTGGCGTACGGTGGAGGCTATGTTAGGACTTACCTGAATGGCAGGCTAGCCCACACATATTCAGCTTCTGGAGCCATCGGGGATGCAAACACAACTCAGAACGACTTCAGAATAGGTGGGCGGCAGTCCGGGTCACAGTACTTCAATGGTGCCATTGATGAGTTGCGGGTGTGGAGCACTGTAAAGACAGAGGCCGAGATCGCTGGTGGCATGCGAAAAGTGGCTGCTTCTTCGGCAGTAGGGCTTGCCGGCTACTGGCGAATGTCTGAGGGAACAGGAACAACGGCTGCGGATGCATCGGTAAATGGTAACACAGCAACTTTGGCGAATGGCGCTGCTTGGGCGACCAAGGGACTTTACCCGCGTAGTGCAACCTATACCTCTCAAGGCTTTTATGAAAAAGGCATGCTGTACGTGACCGAGACGCGCGATGAGCAGGGTGCCCTGACGGTGGAGTATAAGGACCTGCAGGGCCGGGTGGTGATGAAGAAGGTGCAGGAGGCGGCCACGGTGGACAGCAAAACAGAGGCAGGCTTCATGATCACGCAGTACCTCTACGACGACCTGGGCAACCTGCGCCTGGTGATCCAGCCTGAGGGCTACCGCAAGGAGCTGCCTGCCCCGGACGGGGTGGGGCGGATCTCGCTCACGCCCACCTTCCAGGACCGCTGGTGCTTCCGATACGAGTACGACGGCCGAAGAAGACTGATCGAGAAGCAGGTGCCGGGCTCCGGCGCGGTGCAGATGGTCTACAACAAGCGCGACGAGGTGGTCCTCACGCAGGATGCTAACCAGCGAGGTCTGAGGAAGTGGTCCTTCACCAAGTATGAAGTGCTGGGCCGCCCGATCATGACAGGGGAGCTTGTGACCACTACGGCTAATAACAGCCAAGACGCCATGCAGAAAGCCGTTGATGCTTATAACGCTGGAGCGGGCCGCGCGCAATTTGAGTCCAGAACCGGCCCGACCGGCCTGGGCTACACACTAGCCAACACCTACCCGTCGGTGACGGAGGCGAACCTGCTCTCGGTGACCTACTACGACGACTACAACTACGGCTACCTCTCCGGCTATGCCTTTAAGCCTGATCATTTGGCGGGTGTGACAGCAAGTAATAGCAGGGTGCGCGGCCAGGTGACGGGCACCTACGTCAAGTCGCTCCACCTCAAGAAGGCTGACCCTAACGACCCGTCAATCAAAGTGCCGCTGTGGCTGACCACGGCGACCTTCTACGACGAGAAGTACCGCCCGGTGCAGACGGTGGCACAGAACCACCTGGGCGGGGTAGACCGCACCACCACGCGATACGACTTCACGGGCAAGGTGTTGGAGACGCTCACCACGCATGAGAAGGGGACAACTGCCACTTATGCTGTGCACAACGCCTTCACCTACGACCACATGGGACGCTCGCTCAAGACCCTGCAGCGCACGGGCCAAGACGCGGCTACTATTACTTCGCTCCCGGCCGTCACGCTCTCAGAGAACAGCTACAACGAGCTGGGCCAGCTGGTGGAAAAGCGCCTGCACAAGCAGGGCAGCAAGGACTACCTGCAGAAGGTGGACTACCGCTACAACATCCGCGGCTGGCTTGCCTCGATCAACGACCGCCAGCTTGTCGGGCAGGAGGGTGACCCGCGGAAGGACCTGTTCGGCCTGGAGCTCACCTACAACGAGAGTATGCAGCTGGGCACTGCCGGGCAGTTCAACGGCAACATCTCCGAGGTGCTCTGGGCATCGATCGGAGACGGAGTGCAGCGCGGCTACGGCTACGGCTATGACCAGGCCAGCCGCCTGAAGTCCGGCTTGTACAAGGCTAACACCGGCTCGGGCTGGACGGCTGAGACGGACCGCTACAACGTCTCGGGGCTGACCTACGACCACAACGGCAACATCCTCTCGCTGCAGCGCCGCGGCATGACCGCGGGCAAGGCCTATGACCCTGCCGCGGCCCGCACTTGGGGGCTGGTGGATAACCTCACTTACAGGTACGAGGGCAACCGTCTGGCCACGGTGAACGACGCGGTGAAGACGGTGGGGCCGGCCGGCGACTTTGTTAACGGCGTGACGCGCACCTACTCGGAGGGCACGGCCAGCACCTGGGAGTACGGCTACGATGCCAACGGCAACATGACGGCCGACCAGAACAAGAAGATCACGAAGGTGACCTACAACCAGCTCAACCTGCCTGCGAAGGTGACCATCACCAACCAGGGCAGCGTGCGCTTCTACTACACGGCCGGGGGCCAGAAGCTGCGCAAGACCGTGTACGCCACGGGCAAGGACTCAGTGGTGACCGACTACGTGGGCATGTTCGTGCACCAGGGCGACACGCTCTTCGCGCACACGGCCGAGGGCCGCGTGGTGCAGGAGCCGGGCGTGGGCGACGGCTGGCGCTACGAGTACCACCTCAAGGACCACCTGGGCAACCTGCGCGTGACCTTTGCCGAGCCGGGGGCTGTGGACGTGCACCTGGCCACGATGGAGACCGAGCGGGACAGCCTGGAGAGGCAGTTCACCGGCTTTGAGAACACGAAGATCGGTGTCAACGAGGGGTTGGACCATACCCACAAGACGGCCTACCCAGTGGGGGCATCCACCGAGGCGGTGCGCCTCAACAGCTACCGCGGGGCCGTGGCCACGCCGGGGCTGAGCCTGAGGGTGCTGCCGGGCGACACGGTGACGGCGAAAGTTTACGCCAAATACGTAGATTTGCGGCGCAGCCAGGTGGACGCCTCGGTGATCGCCGGGGCCCTGTTGGGCACGGCCACCGGCTACACGGCCGTGACCGACGCCGGCGGCCTGACGCAGGTGAAGAACAGCACCGGCTCGGTGGTGGCCACCCTTGGCGGCGCGGACGCCGGGGCGGCTCCGACGGCTTCCCTGCACTGGATACTCTTTGATGAGGAGTTCAGCGGCGATACCCTAGAGGCAGGCTATATTAGGCTCAACGGCCAGGCGGCGGTGACGGACCTGGCCTCGCTCAATGGGGCGCACCAGATGCTGGAGCTTACGGTGCCGGTGATCCAGAAGGCCGGCTACCTGCGGGTGGAGGTGCGCCATGACGCCGTGGAGGACGTGGACGTGTACTTTGATGACCTGGAGGTGGAGCACCGCCACGGCATCCTGGTGCAGGAGAACCACTACGACCCTTGGGGCCTCAACCTGGCCGGCATCGAAAGGCAGGGAACGCCGGACCACCTCTTCCAGTACAACGGAAAGGAGAGGCAGACGGAGTTGGGGCTGAACTGGATTAACTATGGTTTTAGAAACTATGATCCACAGATAGGCAGATGGCATTCTCCAGATGCTGTTGCACATTGGGCCGAGAGCCTAAGCCCATACCGATACGGTTTAAATAACCCAGTAAGATATATTGATCTTCTGGGTCTTTGGGAGGCAACGAATGGAGGATATAAAACAGATAAGAAGGAGGAGATAGAACGCTTTATGACTTATCTAGATATAGAAAGAAATGCTCTAGGAAATTCTCCTTCTATAGATCAGGCAAACTCCTTTGTTGAAGGTGAAATGGAAGGTGGATTAGGACGCCTAAGTAATGGATCTAAGCTAGTGAGCACAATCAACATTGATAGTTATGATAGAGGCACTCATAGGGAATGGGTTCCTGATGGGAAGTCCGCTTTCAGTGCATGGAAGGAAGTGCAAAATGATCTAACTCCAGTTAAAGAAAATGTAGTGCTTGACAAAATGAATACTGTAGTTAATTACCTAGGAATGAACAATGATGTAAAAGGAGGGCTAGGAGTGGTAGCAACGCATTTAGGGGGGGATATGAGCCCTTATAAAGGTTACATGAGATATGCTAGTGTAACCGGAAAAGTTTTAGGAGCTACTAGTGCGGGAATATCATTAGTAAAATTAATGAATAAGCCAACTATAGGAAACGGACTTATTTTCGCTGTTGATATTGCCTTAATGGGAACAGGACCCTTAGGAGGGTTAGTTGGAGGTGTGGCCGAGGCTACTGGAGTTAAAGATGCTGTAGCTACTGGTATTGACGAATATGTTGAATATAATTCATTTATTTCTAAATTTAATAAAAGATGA
- a CDS encoding transposase: MEKREYDASFKRMAIDLTYARGSVKEVALELGIDPGRLSKWRQKEGTPIRSAEGLTDEQKEIKRLQKELKEAQLERDILKKAISIFSKGDGRYTDS; encoded by the coding sequence ATGGAAAAAAGAGAATATGACGCCTCCTTCAAGCGGATGGCCATTGATCTGACCTACGCCAGGGGATCGGTAAAGGAAGTGGCTCTGGAGCTGGGCATTGACCCCGGCAGACTTAGCAAGTGGCGCCAGAAGGAGGGCACACCCATAAGGTCGGCCGAAGGTTTAACGGACGAGCAAAAAGAGATCAAAAGGTTGCAGAAAGAGCTAAAGGAGGCGCAGCTGGAGCGAGATATCCTAAAAAAGGCCATCAGCATCTTCTCCAAGGGAGACGGGCGGTATACGGATTCGTAG
- a CDS encoding site-specific integrase, translating to MSINFSLLFYLKKPKNYQTGPVPIYLRVTVAGKRAELTTSRSVEPERWISSAGRAIGTKAAALVGDGFAPGTLERYTTSLKHTQEFMKWKYGVEDMEISEINHAFVSDYEFYLRSVRKCSNNTAVKYIKNFGKIIRICLANGWISSDPFANYKSKVKTVERVFLSEDELQRLAEKEFPTERLAQVRDIFLFSCFTGLAYVDVQKLRHTDIQKGIDGEQWIFKQRQKTDTPSRIPLLPTALSIINKYRLHPQCLHEGRVLPVPSNQKMNAYLKEIAALCGI from the coding sequence ATGAGCATCAATTTCAGTCTCCTCTTTTACCTGAAGAAACCGAAGAACTACCAAACAGGCCCCGTGCCGATCTACCTGCGTGTCACTGTGGCCGGCAAGCGGGCTGAGTTAACCACAAGCAGGTCTGTTGAGCCAGAGAGGTGGATTTCCTCCGCGGGTCGCGCCATAGGCACCAAGGCAGCGGCCCTGGTCGGGGATGGGTTTGCCCCCGGCACCCTGGAGCGCTACACCACTTCACTCAAGCACACGCAGGAGTTTATGAAGTGGAAGTACGGGGTGGAGGACATGGAGATCAGTGAGATAAACCATGCCTTTGTCTCCGACTATGAATTCTACCTGCGCAGCGTACGCAAGTGCTCCAACAACACTGCCGTCAAGTACATCAAGAACTTCGGCAAGATCATCCGCATCTGCCTGGCCAACGGGTGGATTTCCTCAGATCCCTTCGCAAACTATAAATCCAAGGTAAAGACAGTGGAGCGGGTGTTCCTCTCAGAGGACGAGCTGCAGCGGCTGGCGGAAAAGGAGTTTCCTACAGAACGCCTGGCGCAGGTGCGGGACATCTTCCTGTTCAGCTGCTTCACGGGCCTTGCCTATGTGGACGTGCAGAAGCTGAGGCACACGGACATACAAAAGGGTATTGACGGGGAGCAGTGGATATTCAAGCAGAGACAGAAAACGGACACGCCCTCCCGGATTCCCCTGCTGCCAACAGCGCTCAGTATCATCAATAAGTACAGACTGCACCCGCAGTGCCTTCATGAAGGGAGGGTGCTGCCGGTGCCGAGCAACCAGAAGATGAACGCTTACTTGAAGGAGATCGCCGCCCTTTGCGGGATTTAA